A region of the Arctopsyche grandis isolate Sample6627 chromosome 10, ASM5162203v2, whole genome shotgun sequence genome:
aacggccaatcccccgctctggaatcgacaaacggccaaagggttcctgcagtattgcctagcgaagtagaggccgcgctaaaaactgcaaagaacggtaaaaccccaggggaagataatattcccattgacttactaaaatgtggcggctcccccctaaataatatcttagctaggcttttcagcaaatgcatccagaaccaagctataccagaaggatggaataacgcgactatcatcttaatacacaaaaaaggtgataaaagcgatatcaagaactaccgacccattagtttactttcagcggtctacaagctcttcacgaaggttattacagaaaggctgaagaatatcctcgacgagaaccaacctatagaacaggcaggatttagggcaaatttcagtacaatggaccacctccaagtagttggcgaactaatcaaacgcgccaacgaatatcaacggccattgtgcctaggtttcgtcgattatgagaaagccttcgatacagtgagccacaaagcagtacttaacgctctacaaacacagggagtaccggaaccctatgtggggctgttagctgcaatatataagaatgccacagcttcggttaaaattttttcaggtacagatagatttagcataagaaaaggagtaagacaaggagatacaatctcgcccaagttattcaatgcggtgcttgagggagttttcaggaacttggaatgggacaaagacggagtaagcatcaacggtcgcttcttgagtcaccttcggttcgcagacgatatagttttaatggctcgtgattcagctgacctacttaacagactaacacagctggacagggaaagtagaaaagtaggattaaaaattaacgtagataagaccaaactaatgttcaataggtattgcatgcctgagcatctcattagatgataaaccagtagaagtagtaaataattatttatatttaggtcaaataattgacatgtctggtaataaagatgaagagataaagagacgtatgaaattaggatggagtgcatttggacggatgaatgctgtttttaaatcaaaaatgccactctgcctgaagaaaaagatctttgatcaatgcgttttgccagtgatgacgtatggatgtgaaacttggacactgaacaccaagatgctacataaaatccaatgcactcaaagaagtatggagcgctgtatgcttggcataacgagaaaagacagaaagctgaacacgtgggtgagaagtatgacaagagtagtggacatagtggatagagtgaagagattgaaatggcaatgggcgggtcacgtagctaggaggatggacgaaaggtggacaaaagaattgcttgaatggtacccgagagaatgcaaaagggtaaaaggaagaccgcaaagaagatgggtgaacgaaattaggaaaatgtgcggggtgagatggatgagtgttgcgcaaaacagagacgggtggaagcgtgttggagagaccttcatccagcagtggatggcgagtggctgtaaatgatgatgatgatgatgatatatatatatatatatatatatatatatatatatatatatatatatatatatatatatatatatatatatatatatatatatatatatatatatatatatgtattgtgctATTTGAAAGATTATCCGCCAATACTAAATGGATCTAAAAGAGTGCAtcctaattaaaatatatgatgcGATGAACTGATGTTCTGCATCTGCATTacctaattaaaatatatgatttataatatgtaatttaaaatatcttgGCAAAAGTTGACCAATATGTGGctgttttttataaaatttattttttggaagAGGCTTCTGATTGATATTCTGAACTTGTTGCAGTTTTTGTAAAACTTAAAACCTTTAGTAACGAATAATCAATTTGATTAAGATTCATAGTATTTCCTGACTTGGTCAAATCTAAGAGAGGATATCTCCTCCAGCtcgtgttgcgcaaaacagagacgggtggaagcgtgttggagagaccttcatccagcagtggatggcgagtggctgtaaatgatgatgatgatgatatatatatatatatatatatatatatatatatatatatatatatatatatatatatatatatatatatatatatatatatatatatatatatatatatataattatttaaatttacaattataattatttaatatatattttcttttttggcttattattacaatatgtcACTCTTGGTAAAAtaattattgcgcaaattgcgatcgcgcgcacgacaattgttcccacaaaaatcgcgaatacggaatatctggcactcgactTCTCGTTAATAGAATATTTcacgattgatggagtttttgggtgccagatgttccgtgattgtgattttagtgacgtgcgcgagatcgcgttttgcggaataatcactgaagCGTTGCTCTTAGATTATCTCCTTATTTGTCTTGATATCTCTGCTCATGAATTCCGAATACATGCCCTAGTATTTCTAAGTATATACGCGATTATCCCACTTTGTCTATTCATTTAAACGTGATCGATTTTAcgaacgaataaaataaaaatccttACAAGACAAATTATGTTGGCAGTAGTGTCAACAATGTCAGCGTTTGTACACTCGTTGACAGCTATGCTTTGACGTTTAGTAGTAGTAGTTTGGTGCGGGACTTTGCACCGATTCGATGGCTCGATGAAAAATGTTGACTCGAATGCGATGGAGGGCGAGTGGAGTCTCAGTGTGGAGTCTCTATCTCTGGACGGTGTGGATGATGTGGATGAGGGTGTATGCCTCGACGATTCCGGTGACGAACGGGGCTGGTGACGAACGAATGCATCTAAGCGGTGGAGCGCAACTGACGGAGTCCGTGAACCTCGCGAGAGGCGAAGCGGTGGCTGCAGCCTGCGAATCTTCAGGTCCCCTAATGCCACTACAAAATCATCAGCTGCAGCATTTGTTGCTCGACCACAAGCACAAATTGCTCTACTGCTACGTGCCCAAGGTATTtacatgatgtacatatattcccaaACTGGGTCATCTTAACGACCGAAATAATCCGAAGTTAGTccccattttttatatttatgtaaaacaatgacattattataattgctggtacaatataaaaacaattgtatttatttattttaataaaatatgttcagTTCCATCTAAATTAATCAGATTTATCCTCAAACTATGTATTTGTTTGCAAATcgtttttgattaatatttttttcttactctTCAGATTGCTTGTACCAATTGGAAACGTATATTCATGATTTTATCTGACAAGTGGAATGGCACCGATGTACTCGCTATTCCAGCCTCTTTGGCCCACTCTGCCGGAATGTTTCCCAATCTCGGCGATTACTCTCCAGAAGACAGAGAAGGAATTCTTGAAAATTATACCAAGTTGATTTTTGTTCGACATCCTTTCGAAAGGGTTCTATCTGCATATAGAAATAAGTTAGAAGATGAATCCCCTAGCGCGGCCTATTTTCAAGTAAGCATTTCTATTATTTGAACCTAAATCTATTCGCACACTTGTATGTAACTGAATGTctacattttatttatgtttacgaATCTAGCAAAGAGTCGGTCGGACTATAATACAACATCTCCGTCCACATGcttcgaatatatctatagaaaaggGTAACGATGTGACGTTTGAAGAGTTTGTAGAATATTTAACTCTCCCTTTGACTGATTCAACCGATGTTCCGTATGCAGTCAACGAGCATTGGGAGTCGATTGTGCAATTGTGTCATCCTTGCTTTGTCAATTATACAATTATTGGTGagttttaaatgaatattttgatGTAATACATGTTTATATGTTTTTGAATATGTTCATTTCATTGTGCAGGTAAATATGAGACGCTGTTGGACGATTCAATCTTGGCCTTGAATACTATTAACGCTTCTCATATACCGTTTCCACGAGATATAAGGACGTCAGGAACTGCTGATAAACTTAGACAATATTATGGTTCGTTACCTTTAGATTTAATCAGAAGACTTTACGAGGTTTACAAAGCGGATTTTAAACTATTTAACTATaatttgcaagatatattaggcTTTGATTTAGGATGATTTTTATGtcaatgtatatttaatttttttttttcatacgaaCTTAAAAAGCGATACTTTATTCAAACAAggtaataatttaaaagctgGACGACTTTCACTTACCATTagatatattattgaaatacatattttatttacttaaacTCTGTACTTAATTCATTACAAATTTCgtacaattttataaattggtGTATTTACATGCttcagtattttttattgaaatatattataggTCAAATCAAGTTCAAGCTATCTGCTTTCTTGTGTCACGTAGCTATTGAAGTTTGTCCTCGATTAATCGAGTACACATTCgacaatttaaatatgtactcaATTACcgagtacatatttaaattataaaatctttattattataatagatcACATACCTCAATCTTTTACCAAAAGTtatatgaataagattttttttacagattttatacaaaagttttttacagatttttttagtCAATTGGGACATTTTTTGACAATAATCTATTATATACGTATGGTATTCTATCTACTATtagttactttattttatagtaaattGATTTACTCCATATTAATTCAAACACGAACAATAATATGCACTATGAATTTTTAACTCGAAATGTTGTGATTTTTAATTGTCTGTGATGAAAAccatcaatagaaaaatacaaTTTAGTTTTTTATGAAACTGTGGCTGTcaacttaattaaaataattacatacatatgtaatatatgtaaataattatagcACACAACACCATGACCCACTctttataatttatgtacaaaaataaacataGTCCTCCAAGGAAAATGACCCATATATAATAAAGAaacgaaccattttttttaggatacatgcatacatttagatgatttttaaaaatattttgtttgtgaAATTAATATCCAAACAtgctaaattaaataattaattcattctCTTAAAGCTttcgatatatttacatataattccaCCAACagctatttattacatacatataatgttttttttatatatgtacatacatagttggtcTTACCAAAAATGGTACTAGTCTTAAACTTACTAAGCTTCGCACTTTACTTATTTTCATCTCTGTTTGTAATATTTACTTAATGTGAATAACAAAATGAAAATCAACATAGTCttttttgtattgattgtatgtaTTGCGTATGGTTTGTTTTAATGGTATAACCatttgaaattttgataaaattatattaatgttaattatatttattccaGTTATTTAATACGTAATTTGAGTTCAAAACTTTTatagattatgtatgtatttaattccatgctttttatttattttttttacttgtatattcattccaattatattttcattgcaCTAACATTCCTCCGGctacaaattttatatgtatgtttctctGATTATTCCTCACAACAGGATACGCACACGAGTATTACTCATGTGAAGTTTCCAGACATGGAAAATCAATAGTAGAACAAAAATAAAGCTACAGGTAACACTCATGTCCTCAATCCTCTCGTGGGAAATAATCTGTTGACCATGacttacatattcatatgtacataagttcaatAAGAATGGCATGTGACGATATTTTTAGaaacattgtataaatataatactgtacaattatattcttaatttaaatgtatCTTTTTCTATTCACcgaattattttgataattttttattgtatcatgatattttataatctaattttattttgacttgttttgtaACTTGATGTAtgtatcaattgaaaaaaaattaatgataattaataattgcctttttataaatgtatttttatttgtctgtTTTTACACAATTCTGAAAACAATTTGTAAGAgaatgtttgtatttttgtacaatatattgtatgttatatcaaaacgattatttttttttaatttttgaagatttgaattatgctttttttaattgaactgTTGTCCTATCATATCCAGAGGCAGCGGACACTTTTCTGGAAAATCTCTCGTAATTTGAAACGGTCCCTTTCCAGGCAACGGcactaaatatttcaaatatacattgtattaattaaataaaaataaacaattaatttattttgttgaactATAAAATGATAAACACCTGAAATGCCTGAAAACAACGGGATTTTAATTGAGTTGTCAATGTGCAAAACCAATGTTTGGTTAGGATTTATCGTATCCACTTGTAATTCTGTACGATTTACTCCAATATCCAGGGTAAAGTTGCTCCCGTGAAATTTAATTCCTAAAATTATACCAAATGATGTACACAATCTGAGGTGttataattgttatttatattgaaaccgCACCGTTAATCTTCAAACGTGTCGTATCCGGAATCAACTGCGGATTTACAATCTCCAGCTTGTCTAAGTGAATATTGATGCCGGCATAGCCGAACATTATCGCCTGCAAAAACCCACCCATTCCAGTTATGAAATTGACAGCACCGATTTCAGGCTCTCGTGCTTCCGTCCAAATCTGAAATGTATcacaattatatttcattacaatcattacgattcgatttttattttaaaattcaattttacacACCTTGAACGGCTGCCTAACATATGGTTGATAGCTTCTGTTGAACAACGAAGCAGCTTGGTCATTATTACCGAGTTGAAGGTGACCCACAGTGTGCATACTCCAAGTCATAGCCGGTCCATTATCACGTGTtacattttcataatataataaatcattttcCCTAGTCTTCCTGTCAACATTACAACAAAAATCCGTGAGTATAacagtagaataatataaaataaagaacatatagaaaaaaatgaaatcgtACGGGtgcattttatacatcaatggaAAACCTAAAAGCACTGCATCAGCTTGCTTTATAATTGTCGACCTTTCGTAGCCATCGTATTGAGGATGGTAATCAAAAGTGTGATCATAAGGTAAATTCAATTTTGACGCTACATCGGTCCATTCAGATTTTGAAGTATTCGTCGAATTGCATAGACAGGATGCGTagctaaaatatcaaaattttatcatGTGATGTGATATActcttaatttttcttttacctATGTTTTTATTACACTTACTCTCCCAAATATAGAGCTAATCCTGCTACAACATTAGTGAAAACAGAGTTTGTAACATTTGGGTGATCTTCGTCAGGTCCCATAAcctctgaaaaattaaattagtatatttattaaaaaaactgtaTTACTGATACAATCTTATATAAGAAATCAAACACGCCTTTAATATCGTAGAATCCAGTTTCGACGTTAAATTCTGCTCTCGATGCCCAGAAGTCCGCTATTTTGCTAATCATCGAACAGCCGCTACTCTAAATTCAAAATCatgcatatacaaacatacatattcatttatAGTGCTATACGGAATACGTTATTAAATccaataaatttacattaagcCATTGCTTATCACCAGTCATTGATATATATTGCCGAGCGGCAAAAGCTATACATCCAGTGATGTGATGTTCAAAGTCGACGACTTCTGGACAACAATCTGGTGTAACTTCAGCACCAGTGAAAGCACTCTCCCATGAAAATCTACAAATACGTTTATAAATTAGTATTatgtaatgtttaattttttttttcttgaaaatatGGTACCTGATGCCTTCATGTCCAGATAACTCGGCAAGATCTGCTGCAGCTTCACTGTTGCCTGTTCTATAATCCAACAGACGCTTTGCCAACTCAGGTTGTAGAGTTAATACCGCTGGAAACATCCATGTTTCAGTGTCCCAAAAACTGTgtcctgtttatttttttttacaccaaAGTTTAAGTTTagttttagtatacatatatggttttttttttagtaattaattttattaatcataCGCACCTTGGTAATCCTTCAAGTATCCACCTCTGGATAATCCACCTGGACTTAATCCATAAAATCTTCCTGTCGGTTGATTCGAATTTAAGGATGGTAGTGAACTCAATAAAAAGTACCAAACTCCATTGACAGTTTTTGACTgaaattgttaataataattagaaCTAACCGACGTCTCAGTTAAAATACtagcatattaaataatatgaaacaaagaaatgcaaacaaaaatgaATAGAAAGCGAGCTCTGATTGACCCAAAAACATTCActgaaattttaaataggtgCCTCATCATGACTGTTTGTCAGTGGGCTATTGATCTTCTAGCGAGTTGACGACTTTCTCATTTAAAAATGGGTAAAAtgatcatttttatataatataaaggttgtggctatttgcaggtactatacctgcaaattattggctatttgcaggtactatatctgcgaattattggctatttgtaggtactatatatgcgacaggcgcaaagctttctgcgcatgcgcgtgaaatgtcactgtcagcgtgtttactgttaaaattttgatttaaacctcttaaaatttagttcgaactcgtaaagtgacgtagagtaaaagatataatccaaattagttaatattattaattgttagaaaattattatcatatacaacgtataatatctacatacaagtacaagccgcgaactagctaaataatataaatctattataataatgtgcgaaatttatttgcctcatgtataatgaacgattgattttaaacaagtctagcatacattaaatgtaagaaattataatcggattataagttcacgcgcatgcgcagaaggctttgcgcctgtcgcagatatagtacctgcaaatagccaataattcgcagatatactACCTGCAAATCGTGACAacctatgtaatataaatactggACATCAATAGCCGTGGCTGAGTTTTTATGGTATTTATACCAATGCGCATTAATGTTAGTGTCAAAGTTTGTAGAAGCGATGTTTTATA
Encoded here:
- the LOC143918272 gene encoding carbohydrate sulfotransferase 11, which translates into the protein MLTRMRWRASGVSVWSLYLWTVWMMWMRVYASTIPVTNGAGDERMHLSGGAQLTESVNLARGEAVAAACESSGPLMPLQNHQLQHLLLDHKHKLLYCYVPKIACTNWKRIFMILSDKWNGTDVLAIPASLAHSAGMFPNLGDYSPEDREGILENYTKLIFVRHPFERVLSAYRNKLEDESPSAAYFQQRVGRTIIQHLRPHASNISIEKGNDVTFEEFVEYLTLPLTDSTDVPYAVNEHWESIVQLCHPCFVNYTIIGKYETLLDDSILALNTINASHIPFPRDIRTSGTADKLRQYYGSLPLDLIRRLYEVYKADFKLFNYNLQDILGFDLG
- the LOC143918271 gene encoding protein-glucosylgalactosylhydroxylysine glucosidase-like, which gives rise to MIRRNIVLICFVAYILCACAVQDQIKLVENDLIDLSDLEDAFTANSLPTDERYMCSIGNGHVATDVFSDSVYMNGLYNGERGDSHRARVPAWCNIQLMLNDTVTIEKPSYTLNTAVGAFIVNVETEQWEVEQRIYAHRFYTRAIINQFVVKSKIEGSSDAEVKIILQPGLKSTDVSFEDPTTVVIQNRTIWTMCGKTLAIEDKRYQKEASKVCAFWTDVPHSLKASETNSTYTFIMTVDSKKEVAQKEMLDILQLNEEDLYNSHKFGWKKLLDSGKIEIEGNLGLSKTVNGVWYFLLSSLPSLNSNQPTGRFYGLSPGGLSRGGYLKDYQGHSFWDTETWMFPAVLTLQPELAKRLLDYRTGNSEAAADLAELSGHEGIRFSWESAFTGAEVTPDCCPEVVDFEHHITGCIAFAARQYISMTGDKQWLNSSGCSMISKIADFWASRAEFNVETGFYDIKGVMGPDEDHPNVTNSVFTNVVAGLALYLGDYASCLCNSTNTSKSEWTDVASKLNLPYDHTFDYHPQYDGYERSTIIKQADAVLLGFPLMYKMHPKTRENDLLYYENVTRDNGPAMTWSMHTVGHLQLGNNDQAASLFNRSYQPYVRQPFKIWTEAREPEIGAVNFITGMGGFLQAIMFGYAGINIHLDKLEIVNPQLIPDTTRLKINGIKFHGSNFTLDIGVNRTELQVDTINPNQTLVLHIDNSIKIPLFSGISVPLPGKGPFQITRDFPEKCPLPLDMIGQQFN